A genomic region of Christiangramia sp. OXR-203 contains the following coding sequences:
- a CDS encoding thioredoxin family protein: MKKLIFFLTFLSAVSAVQAQEINWMSMNEALEAQKKEPRKIFVDAYTTWCGPCKLLDKNTFGNKDVANYINKHYYAVKFNAEGNEVVKYNDKVFKNPNYQADKKGRNSVHEFALAMGVNAYPTMVFFDEKGKFLSPLKGYLTPQKLEIFLKVFASNDYKNVTTEEDWKAYQENFESKFSG, translated from the coding sequence ATGAAAAAACTAATATTCTTTCTAACGTTTTTATCGGCTGTTTCAGCGGTACAGGCTCAGGAGATTAACTGGATGAGCATGAACGAAGCTTTGGAAGCTCAGAAGAAAGAGCCAAGAAAGATCTTCGTAGATGCCTACACTACCTGGTGTGGCCCGTGTAAACTTTTGGATAAAAATACCTTTGGGAATAAAGATGTTGCTAACTATATCAATAAACACTATTATGCCGTAAAGTTTAATGCAGAAGGTAATGAGGTAGTAAAATACAACGATAAGGTATTCAAGAATCCAAATTACCAGGCAGATAAAAAAGGTAGAAATTCAGTACATGAATTTGCTCTGGCGATGGGAGTGAATGCTTACCCAACGATGGTGTTCTTCGATGAAAAAGGCAAGTTTCTTTCTCCTCTTAAAGGATATCTTACTCCTCAAAAACTGGAGATCTTTTTGAAGGTTTTTGCTTCCAATGACTACAAAAATGTAACTACAGAGGAAGACTGGAAAGCTTACCAGGAAAACTTCGAAAGTAAATTCTCTGGTTAG
- a CDS encoding ComEC/Rec2 family competence protein, with the protein MKSSGFVFIRLSLYLLAGILLGFSINVDLRWSLVITTICLLLFFIAYYRSAKLLFPDIFFGIATFLLIASVGFTAVQLRQPENISSHYTNFKIEARQILKAEVSEELKPNQYNSRYIIEAISLQNKDEYQQVSGKILLSIRRNLNEAESLKPGDILLLPFIPEFVKSPANPFMFSYREYLKGLKIHRQVQLTPSQVEVLSFNRSLHSYSRSFRNNLIGNVRNYNFSKDELAVFQALILGQRSDLNDKLYKDYAAAGAVHILAISGLHIGILLLMLNWLLKPLKRSKAGKWLSLLLCIVLLWGFAVLTGLQPSVVRAVTMFSLLAVGLNLKRKTGAFNSLALSFFFMLLIDPYYILQVGFQLSYLAVFSILLIQPKVYQLVNIDNKVFDYFWKLSSVSIAAQIGVLPLSIYYFHQFPGLFLLTNLFILPFLGVLLISGILVLILAYVGWLPDFLVWLFNKLLSVMNWVVTEIASIKPFVFSNIDLSIFQTIALYLLLAGIMMIWKKLNYRNLIAFAIGIIILQLSFIADKFSNPSAEIVIMHRYKESLITFKNNKNLVVATSTSEAPELIDYIRERKIKKLEKTQLEDFYMTPQGLLYIQSDSITFPEMEIHPEILLLRNSPKVNFDRLLLNAQPKQIIADGSNYPYMIRKWKATARHKKIPFHATAEKGAYMMR; encoded by the coding sequence TTGAAAAGTTCCGGATTCGTTTTTATAAGGCTTAGCCTGTATCTGTTAGCAGGCATACTGCTAGGCTTCTCTATTAATGTCGATTTGCGTTGGAGCTTAGTGATAACTACGATCTGCCTCCTGCTCTTTTTCATTGCATATTACAGAAGCGCGAAATTACTCTTTCCTGATATTTTCTTCGGAATAGCCACTTTTCTATTGATTGCAAGTGTAGGATTTACTGCGGTTCAGCTTAGGCAACCGGAAAACATTAGTTCACATTATACCAATTTTAAAATTGAAGCAAGGCAAATTCTTAAAGCTGAAGTTTCAGAAGAATTAAAACCGAATCAGTATAATTCCAGATACATCATTGAAGCCATATCACTTCAGAATAAAGATGAATATCAACAAGTTTCCGGAAAGATCCTTCTCAGCATACGGAGAAACTTAAACGAAGCTGAAAGTTTAAAGCCTGGTGATATACTGTTGCTACCCTTTATACCGGAGTTTGTTAAATCACCAGCCAATCCATTCATGTTTAGTTACCGGGAATACCTGAAAGGTTTGAAGATCCACCGCCAAGTGCAATTAACTCCTTCACAAGTAGAGGTACTTTCTTTTAATAGGAGTTTACACAGTTATTCCAGATCTTTTAGAAATAACCTCATCGGCAATGTTCGTAATTATAATTTTTCGAAAGATGAGCTTGCAGTTTTTCAAGCTTTAATTCTTGGTCAACGCAGCGATTTGAACGACAAACTTTACAAAGATTACGCTGCTGCGGGAGCTGTACATATCCTAGCCATTAGCGGACTTCATATTGGTATCCTTCTATTGATGCTCAACTGGCTTTTAAAACCTCTTAAAAGAAGTAAAGCTGGTAAATGGTTAAGTCTATTGCTCTGCATCGTATTACTATGGGGTTTCGCGGTGCTAACAGGGTTGCAACCATCGGTTGTAAGAGCAGTAACGATGTTTAGCCTCCTTGCAGTCGGTCTTAACCTAAAAAGGAAAACTGGAGCTTTTAATAGCCTGGCCTTATCATTCTTTTTCATGTTACTTATAGACCCCTATTATATTTTGCAAGTAGGCTTTCAGCTGAGTTATCTCGCGGTATTCAGTATTTTATTGATTCAGCCAAAAGTTTATCAATTAGTAAACATCGATAATAAGGTTTTTGATTATTTCTGGAAACTAAGTTCGGTAAGTATTGCTGCACAAATAGGCGTTCTGCCGCTTAGCATCTATTATTTTCATCAGTTTCCCGGGCTATTCCTGCTCACCAATCTATTTATTCTACCTTTTCTGGGCGTTCTACTTATTTCCGGAATTCTTGTACTAATCCTAGCATATGTTGGATGGTTACCAGATTTTTTGGTGTGGCTATTCAACAAACTGCTGTCGGTCATGAATTGGGTAGTAACGGAAATTGCTTCTATCAAACCATTCGTTTTTTCCAATATTGATTTGAGCATTTTCCAAACGATCGCCCTCTATTTACTATTAGCTGGGATCATGATGATCTGGAAGAAATTAAACTACAGAAACCTGATCGCCTTTGCCATAGGGATTATTATACTTCAGCTTAGTTTTATTGCAGATAAATTTTCGAATCCTTCAGCTGAAATAGTGATCATGCATCGCTACAAGGAAAGTCTGATCACTTTTAAGAACAACAAGAATTTAGTAGTGGCTACAAGCACTTCCGAAGCACCCGAACTAATTGATTATATCAGGGAACGGAAAATAAAGAAGCTTGAGAAAACCCAGTTAGAGGATTTTTATATGACTCCGCAAGGTCTGCTTTACATCCAAAGTGACAGCATTACATTTCCAGAAATGGAAATTCATCCCGAAATTCTTTTACTTCGGAATTCTCCAAAGGTAAATTTCGACAGGTTGTTATTGAATGCTCAACCGAAACAGATCATAGCCGATGGAAGTAATTATCCATATATGATCAGGAAATGGAAAGCTACTGCCAGGCATAAAAAAATCCCTTTCCATGCAACTGCTGAAAAGGGAGCTTATATGATGAGGTAA
- a CDS encoding C40 family peptidase, with protein MKKAILLKVMIACMLIATLSSCGSRSRVITTKEAQTRVSRSDKKFESPRDAAESYADVRVAEKIVQHAKGFEGTKYKFGGTTKKGMDCSGLVYVSFLQEGLSLPRTSRAMSLQGKRLYLKEVSTGDLLFFETNKNKKVINHVGLVVQADRDNIYFIHSSTSRGVIISSLSETYWKDNFVMARRVI; from the coding sequence ATGAAGAAAGCGATACTTCTAAAAGTAATGATTGCCTGTATGTTGATTGCTACCCTAAGCTCCTGCGGAAGCAGATCAAGAGTAATCACCACTAAAGAAGCACAAACTAGGGTTTCAAGAAGTGATAAGAAGTTTGAAAGTCCGAGGGATGCTGCTGAGTCATATGCTGATGTTAGAGTGGCTGAAAAGATCGTACAACATGCCAAAGGTTTTGAAGGCACAAAGTATAAATTTGGTGGCACGACCAAAAAAGGTATGGACTGTTCGGGGCTGGTCTATGTGAGCTTTCTGCAAGAAGGCTTATCACTACCCAGAACTTCCCGGGCAATGTCTCTGCAGGGAAAAAGATTGTATTTAAAGGAAGTTAGTACGGGTGACCTGCTTTTTTTTGAAACAAATAAGAACAAAAAGGTCATCAATCATGTTGGTTTGGTTGTGCAGGCGGACCGAGATAACATCTATTTCATTCATTCGTCCACCTCAAGAGGCGTTATTATATCTTCATTATCAGAAACTTACTGGAAAGATAATTTTGTGATGGCACGTCGCGTGATTTGA
- the lpxB gene encoding lipid-A-disaccharide synthase yields the protein MKYYIIAGEASGDLHASNLMKALKQEDPDADFRFWGGDLMQAQGGKMVKHYRELAFMGFAEVIMNLRTIFSNIKLCKEDIKNYEPDVILYIDYPGFNMLIAEWAKKQGYQNHYYISPQIWAWKENRIKKIKRDVDHMYVILPFEKQFYEEKHDFLVEFVGHPLLDAIEDRQPPQPEEFRKEHNLGNKPIIALLPGSRKQEIEKMLSIMLSVTDHFKDYQFVIAGAPSQDSEFYQEFTRRKNVSLIMNKTYDVLSHAHAAVVTSGTATLETALFKVPEVVCYKGSYISYHIAKRIINLDYISLVNLIMDREVVKELIQSELNTENLRKELTKILQDDKREKIFSEYHELELKLGGAGASKNTAKLIMENI from the coding sequence ATGAAGTATTATATAATAGCCGGCGAAGCTTCCGGAGATCTGCACGCATCGAATTTGATGAAAGCTCTGAAGCAAGAGGATCCAGATGCAGATTTCAGATTCTGGGGTGGTGATCTTATGCAGGCTCAGGGTGGCAAAATGGTAAAACATTATCGCGAACTGGCCTTTATGGGTTTTGCTGAAGTCATTATGAACCTTCGTACGATCTTTAGTAATATCAAATTATGTAAAGAGGATATTAAAAATTACGAACCCGATGTGATCCTTTATATCGATTACCCGGGATTTAACATGCTTATAGCCGAATGGGCTAAGAAACAAGGTTACCAGAACCACTATTATATTTCTCCACAAATATGGGCATGGAAGGAAAACCGAATTAAAAAGATCAAAAGAGACGTTGATCATATGTACGTAATTCTGCCTTTTGAGAAACAATTTTACGAAGAGAAACATGACTTCCTGGTAGAATTTGTAGGTCATCCACTGCTCGATGCCATAGAGGATAGGCAACCCCCTCAACCAGAAGAATTCAGAAAAGAACACAATTTAGGTAATAAGCCTATTATTGCGTTATTACCCGGAAGCCGAAAACAAGAGATTGAAAAAATGCTGAGTATTATGCTTAGTGTTACAGATCATTTTAAAGATTATCAATTCGTGATTGCTGGAGCACCCAGCCAGGATAGTGAATTTTACCAGGAATTTACCCGCAGAAAGAATGTAAGTCTTATCATGAATAAAACTTACGATGTGCTAAGTCATGCGCATGCCGCTGTAGTGACTTCTGGAACTGCAACTCTGGAAACCGCACTTTTTAAAGTTCCCGAAGTAGTTTGTTATAAAGGTAGTTATATCTCTTATCACATAGCCAAACGTATCATTAACCTGGATTATATCTCATTAGTCAATTTGATCATGGATCGCGAGGTTGTGAAAGAGCTAATTCAAAGTGAGCTCAATACTGAAAATTTGAGAAAAGAACTTACTAAGATACTTCAGGATGATAAACGTGAAAAGATTTTTAGTGAGTACCACGAACTTGAATTGAAGCTTGGTGGAGCTGGTGCCAGTAAAAATACAGCCAAACTCATCATGGAAAACATATAA
- the surE gene encoding 5'/3'-nucleotidase SurE, protein MNKKKPLILVTNDDGITAPGIRTLIEVMKEIGDVVVVAPDSPQSGMGHAITISDTLFCEQVTIKESYKHKEYSCSGTPADCVKIATQEILDRKPDLCVSGINHGSNSSINVIYSGTMSAAVEAGIEGIPAIGFSLLDYSLNADFEPARKYVKAIVRNTLKNGLPEGVVLNVNIPKLESGDIKGMKVCRQANAHWEEEFDKRRSPQGRDYYWLTGTFVNKDEGKDTDEQALADGYVSIVPVQFDLTAHHFLKELNNWEFND, encoded by the coding sequence ATGAACAAGAAGAAACCACTGATTCTGGTTACTAATGATGATGGAATCACTGCTCCCGGAATTCGAACTCTTATCGAAGTAATGAAGGAAATTGGTGACGTGGTGGTGGTCGCTCCAGATAGTCCTCAAAGCGGAATGGGTCACGCCATTACAATTAGCGACACTCTATTTTGCGAACAGGTCACTATCAAGGAGTCTTACAAACATAAAGAATATAGCTGCTCGGGAACTCCGGCAGACTGCGTGAAGATCGCTACCCAGGAGATTCTTGACCGCAAGCCAGATCTTTGTGTAAGCGGTATTAATCATGGCTCCAACAGCTCTATCAATGTTATTTACTCTGGTACGATGAGTGCAGCGGTAGAAGCTGGAATTGAAGGAATACCGGCAATTGGCTTTTCACTTCTGGACTACTCATTAAACGCCGACTTTGAGCCTGCCAGGAAATATGTAAAAGCGATCGTTAGGAATACACTGAAAAATGGTCTACCAGAAGGGGTTGTTCTTAACGTGAATATTCCCAAACTTGAATCTGGTGATATCAAAGGTATGAAGGTATGCAGGCAGGCAAATGCACACTGGGAAGAGGAGTTCGATAAAAGAAGGAGTCCGCAGGGCCGTGATTATTACTGGCTAACAGGAACCTTTGTAAATAAAGATGAAGGTAAGGATACAGATGAGCAGGCGCTGGCAGATGGGTATGTTTCCATAGTTCCCGTGCAGTTCGATCTTACTGCTCACCATTTTCTAAAAGAACTGAATAACTGGGAGTTTAATGATTAA
- a CDS encoding carboxy terminal-processing peptidase: MKRNFKLLAVMVFMAAASCSFTTKTFDDPDKDKLLIDLITYVLNQGHYDAKEINDEFSANVYEDYLEGMDPSKRFFYKEDIEDFSSFKDQIDDQIKGKNIEFFNLTYGRLQQRMEEARSIYKEILAEPFDFSVNEKIDTDYDNLKYVSSKAELTKRWKEQLKFNTLITYHDLKEDEATKKEADESYEVKDDAELEKEARESTLSNMERYYDFTDDLEREDYFSVYINAIVEEFDPHTFYFAPQEKDRFDIAMSGKLEGIGARLVKDSDNITITEVISGGPAWRSDEITEGDVILKVKQEDEKDAVSIVGMRLDDAVDLIKGPKDTKVTLTVRKKVMGNIEDVTLVRDVIEIEETYAKTSMVKKDGKNFGIINLPKFYFDMEDYNSRNAASDIKEDIIRLKQEGMEGLVLDLRNNGGGSLKTVVDIAGMFIEEGPIVQVKSNGQRKEVLKDEDPQVLWDGPLVILVNELSASASEILAAAMQDYKRAIIIGSKQTYGKGTVQNVIDLNRWLRNNEMGDMGALKITTQKFYRVNGGSTQLEGVKSDVVVPDRYSFVDIGEKDQENPLPWDKIDAADYDIWDGYVGYDEAIAASKERMSSNTQLKMIEENAKWVKTQSDESTYPLNYSEYAAQAAEDKEMAKQFESIRDYKTDLTYNSLPFEEQLFATDTILKEKRLRWHESLSKDVYIEEAVNVLSDMKMNNITRNKMAGVDKSKKVKS, encoded by the coding sequence ATGAAAAGGAATTTTAAATTACTGGCGGTCATGGTCTTCATGGCGGCTGCGTCCTGTAGTTTTACAACTAAGACTTTTGACGATCCAGATAAAGATAAATTATTGATTGACCTTATAACCTATGTTCTTAACCAGGGACACTATGATGCCAAGGAGATAAATGATGAGTTTTCAGCGAACGTATATGAGGACTATCTAGAAGGAATGGATCCTTCAAAAAGATTTTTCTACAAGGAGGATATTGAAGACTTCAGTTCCTTTAAGGATCAGATCGACGATCAAATCAAGGGTAAGAATATCGAGTTTTTCAATCTTACCTACGGAAGGCTTCAGCAACGAATGGAAGAGGCGAGATCTATCTACAAGGAAATACTTGCGGAGCCATTCGACTTTTCTGTTAATGAAAAGATCGATACAGATTATGATAACCTGAAGTATGTTTCTTCAAAAGCTGAATTAACCAAAAGATGGAAAGAGCAGCTGAAATTTAATACATTGATCACTTATCATGATCTAAAGGAAGATGAAGCGACCAAGAAGGAGGCAGATGAATCATATGAAGTAAAAGATGATGCTGAGCTGGAAAAAGAAGCTAGGGAGTCTACGCTCTCCAACATGGAACGTTATTACGATTTTACTGATGATCTTGAAAGAGAAGATTATTTTTCAGTATATATCAACGCCATTGTGGAAGAATTTGATCCGCATACCTTCTATTTCGCACCACAGGAAAAGGACAGGTTTGATATTGCCATGTCGGGTAAACTGGAAGGTATTGGTGCTAGATTGGTAAAAGACAGCGATAATATAACGATTACTGAAGTGATCTCCGGAGGTCCGGCGTGGAGAAGTGATGAGATTACTGAGGGTGACGTGATCCTGAAGGTAAAGCAGGAAGATGAGAAAGATGCCGTGAGTATCGTGGGAATGAGACTGGATGATGCAGTAGATCTTATCAAGGGTCCTAAAGACACGAAAGTAACGCTTACGGTGCGTAAAAAAGTGATGGGAAATATCGAAGATGTAACGCTGGTTAGAGATGTGATTGAGATCGAAGAAACGTACGCGAAGACTTCTATGGTGAAGAAAGACGGGAAGAACTTCGGAATTATTAACCTGCCGAAATTCTATTTCGATATGGAAGATTACAATAGCAGGAATGCTGCTTCAGATATCAAAGAAGATATTATTAGACTGAAACAGGAGGGAATGGAAGGTCTGGTTCTTGACCTTAGAAATAACGGTGGTGGTTCACTAAAAACCGTAGTGGATATCGCCGGGATGTTTATTGAGGAAGGTCCAATTGTTCAGGTGAAATCTAACGGACAAAGAAAAGAAGTGCTTAAGGATGAAGATCCTCAGGTTTTATGGGATGGTCCTTTGGTAATCCTGGTAAACGAACTTTCAGCCTCAGCTTCAGAAATTTTAGCTGCTGCGATGCAGGACTATAAGAGAGCTATTATAATTGGAAGCAAGCAAACCTATGGTAAAGGAACGGTACAAAATGTGATCGACCTGAACAGATGGTTACGAAATAATGAAATGGGCGATATGGGCGCTCTTAAGATCACCACCCAGAAGTTCTACCGTGTAAATGGTGGTTCTACCCAACTGGAAGGTGTGAAGAGTGATGTCGTGGTTCCAGATCGCTACAGTTTTGTTGATATTGGTGAGAAAGATCAGGAAAACCCATTACCATGGGATAAGATCGATGCGGCAGATTACGATATCTGGGATGGTTATGTTGGTTACGATGAAGCCATCGCTGCCAGTAAGGAACGAATGAGTTCTAACACTCAGTTAAAGATGATCGAGGAAAATGCTAAATGGGTAAAGACTCAGAGTGATGAAAGTACTTATCCATTAAATTATTCTGAATATGCTGCGCAAGCTGCGGAAGATAAAGAAATGGCGAAGCAGTTCGAATCTATTAGAGATTACAAAACAGATCTAACTTATAACTCATTACCTTTTGAAGAACAACTGTTCGCAACAGATACTATTCTTAAGGAAAAGAGACTGAGATGGCATGAAAGCCTTAGTAAAGATGTTTATATCGAGGAAGCTGTAAATGTACTTTCAGATATGAAAATGAACAACATCACCAGAAATAAAATGGCAGGTGTTGATAAATCCAAGAAAGTGAAAAGCTAA
- the rodA gene encoding rod shape-determining protein RodA, which yields MARSNGASFDWISILIYLALILFGWANIYSASLGSTSGSFFDLEQPYGKQALFVGLSIFLVIIILSIEAKFYQRFSSIIYLVSLLSLAGLFVFGKTISGATSWYSFGSFGLQPSEFAKFATALALAKYLSDIQTNIKRLDHQVKAFIIIAIPAILIVPQPDPGSALVYAAFFFPLYREGLSGFYLITGLSAVAVFILTLIIGPIWVSVVVATIALIMFFMKSRKGPGKVLISVFAIISIALSFSVSYIFENVFEQRHRDRFNIVLGKEVDARGIGYNTNQSEIAIGSGGWFGKGWTEGTQTKGHFVPEQHTDYIFSTVGEEWGFLGSAMVVFLFVGLLLRLIVLAERQRDQFYRIYGYSVIGILFIHFLVNIGMVIGIFPTVGIPLPFFSYGGSGLWGFTILLFIFIKLDSDRLSY from the coding sequence ATGGCGAGAAGCAATGGAGCCAGTTTCGACTGGATAAGTATCTTAATCTATTTAGCACTTATACTTTTTGGCTGGGCCAATATTTACTCTGCCTCATTGGGATCTACCAGCGGTTCTTTTTTTGACCTTGAACAGCCTTATGGAAAGCAGGCTCTGTTCGTTGGTCTTAGTATTTTTCTCGTTATTATCATTTTGTCTATAGAAGCGAAATTTTATCAACGCTTTTCGAGTATTATATATTTAGTATCGCTTCTCTCACTGGCCGGACTCTTTGTCTTCGGAAAAACAATTTCAGGAGCAACCTCCTGGTATTCCTTTGGAAGCTTTGGACTGCAACCATCTGAATTTGCCAAATTTGCTACTGCCCTAGCGCTGGCGAAATACCTTAGTGATATTCAAACCAACATTAAAAGACTTGATCACCAGGTCAAAGCCTTTATTATAATCGCGATACCTGCAATTCTAATTGTACCTCAGCCAGATCCAGGAAGTGCCTTGGTCTATGCTGCTTTCTTTTTCCCATTATATCGTGAAGGTCTTTCTGGCTTTTATCTTATAACCGGACTCTCGGCGGTTGCAGTATTCATTTTAACGCTAATTATTGGTCCTATATGGGTTAGTGTAGTAGTTGCCACCATTGCCTTAATAATGTTCTTCATGAAGTCCAGAAAGGGTCCAGGCAAAGTCCTTATCAGCGTATTTGCGATCATATCCATTGCATTAAGCTTTTCAGTAAGTTATATTTTTGAGAATGTCTTTGAACAGCGTCACCGGGATCGTTTCAACATTGTTCTCGGGAAAGAAGTTGATGCAAGGGGAATTGGTTATAACACCAACCAGAGTGAGATCGCAATTGGAAGTGGTGGATGGTTTGGCAAAGGCTGGACCGAAGGAACTCAAACAAAAGGTCATTTTGTGCCAGAGCAACATACAGATTATATATTCAGTACGGTTGGAGAAGAATGGGGCTTCTTAGGTAGCGCAATGGTTGTATTCCTGTTCGTAGGCTTATTGTTGAGACTTATCGTTCTGGCAGAAAGACAAAGAGATCAATTCTACCGAATTTACGGTTACTCGGTTATTGGTATCCTATTCATTCACTTTCTGGTGAATATAGGGATGGTGATAGGTATTTTTCCAACAGTTGGTATTCCATTGCCTTTCTTTAGTTATGGTGGCTCAGGCTTGTGGGGATTCACTATCCTGCTGTTTATTTTCATCAAACTCGATAGCGACCGGTTATCTTATTAA
- the mrdA gene encoding penicillin-binding protein 2 has translation MRKLLLYITILTTGLIFLGRLFYLQVIDTSLAIRSQDNAIKVIYDYPQRGYIYDRNGELMVSNQPSYDVMVIPRNLKPFDTTEFCNILNLSREDLEKKLDKAKIYSPMLPSVVIPQLTKSEYAILQEKMRNYQGFYIQKRSLRDYQVNHSANVLGYIAEVNQKIVNDNPYYISGDLIGRAGVESYYEELLRGEKGVKYIQKDRFNRDIGPYKEGIFDSLPEKGKDITLTIDAVLQDYGTKLMENKRGGIVALEPNTGEILTLITAPTYDPADLVGRKRSPNFTKLYLDEDAKPLYDRGLLAEYPPGSPFKTLNALIGLQENVVDVDDSFSCNHGYPYGRGRKLGCHAHKSPLSMIPGIAQSCNAYFANVYRRIIEKYPSPQEGMDAWNAHLKSFGLGDYLGSDLSTGRSGKIPDSEYYNKIYDYPTYKWYATATLSNAIGQGEVLMTPIQLANMAATIGNKGWYYTPHILKEVNGQPIKEEKYTTKNITTIEERHFEPVVEGMHEVYKSGTASALRIPGIEIAGKTGTAENFTKIDGKRVQLTDHSIFVAFAPVDNPKIAIAVFVENGYWGGRYAGRIASLMIEKYLKGTITRTDMEDWILSHSLEDEYAKPLSGEPFIINR, from the coding sequence ATGAGAAAATTATTGCTGTATATTACGATCCTTACCACAGGTCTTATATTCCTGGGGAGATTGTTCTATCTACAGGTAATCGATACCTCCCTTGCCATACGCTCACAGGATAACGCCATTAAAGTTATTTACGATTACCCGCAGCGTGGATATATTTACGATCGTAATGGGGAACTCATGGTCAGTAATCAGCCGTCATATGATGTCATGGTTATCCCGAGAAACCTCAAACCTTTTGACACCACCGAATTTTGTAATATTCTGAACCTTTCCCGCGAAGACCTGGAAAAGAAACTGGATAAGGCAAAAATTTACTCTCCCATGTTACCTTCAGTAGTTATACCGCAACTTACCAAAAGTGAGTACGCGATACTTCAGGAGAAAATGAGAAACTACCAGGGATTTTATATTCAGAAGAGATCTTTAAGAGATTACCAGGTTAATCACAGCGCGAACGTGCTTGGATATATTGCTGAAGTAAACCAGAAGATCGTTAATGACAACCCATATTATATTTCTGGCGACCTTATAGGCCGGGCTGGTGTGGAAAGTTATTATGAAGAACTTTTAAGAGGTGAGAAAGGTGTAAAATATATTCAAAAGGATAGATTCAACAGAGATATTGGCCCCTATAAAGAAGGTATTTTCGACTCTTTGCCTGAGAAAGGTAAGGATATCACTTTGACCATTGATGCGGTACTGCAGGATTACGGTACAAAATTAATGGAAAACAAACGCGGAGGTATTGTTGCGCTGGAACCTAATACCGGGGAGATCCTAACCCTGATCACTGCTCCAACTTATGATCCGGCAGATCTGGTAGGAAGAAAACGCTCTCCAAATTTCACAAAATTATACCTTGATGAAGACGCAAAACCACTTTATGACCGTGGGCTTTTAGCTGAATATCCTCCCGGATCTCCTTTCAAAACCTTGAATGCATTGATCGGACTTCAGGAGAATGTAGTGGATGTAGATGATTCTTTCTCCTGTAATCATGGGTATCCATATGGCCGCGGAAGGAAACTGGGGTGTCACGCACATAAAAGTCCGCTAAGTATGATTCCCGGAATTGCGCAATCCTGTAATGCTTACTTTGCAAACGTTTATCGCAGAATCATAGAGAAATATCCTAGTCCGCAGGAAGGAATGGATGCCTGGAATGCACATTTAAAAAGCTTTGGCCTCGGAGATTATCTGGGATCAGACCTTAGTACAGGAAGATCAGGTAAAATCCCAGATTCTGAGTATTATAATAAGATCTACGATTATCCAACTTACAAATGGTATGCGACAGCTACACTTTCCAATGCGATTGGACAGGGAGAGGTTCTAATGACACCAATTCAACTGGCAAACATGGCGGCTACTATTGGAAATAAAGGCTGGTACTACACTCCGCATATCCTGAAAGAGGTTAACGGGCAACCAATTAAGGAGGAGAAATACACCACGAAAAATATAACCACTATTGAGGAAAGACATTTCGAACCTGTAGTAGAAGGAATGCACGAGGTTTACAAAAGCGGAACAGCTTCTGCTCTTAGAATCCCGGGAATAGAAATAGCCGGTAAAACTGGAACTGCGGAAAACTTTACCAAGATCGATGGAAAGAGGGTACAGCTTACAGATCACTCGATATTTGTAGCTTTCGCTCCTGTAGATAATCCTAAGATCGCAATTGCAGTGTTTGTGGAAAATGGATATTGGGGTGGTCGTTATGCCGGAAGAATTGCCAGTTTGATGATCGAAAAATATCTGAAGGGAACTATTACCAGAACAGATATGGAAGACTGGATCCTGTCACACAGCCTCGAAGACGAATATGCCAAGCCATTAAGCGGCGAACCCTTCATAATTAACAGATAA
- a CDS encoding rod shape-determining protein MreD: MNSKLVSNIARFVILIFLQVLILNNINFLGYINPYLYVLFILLYPFAGNQSLFLILSFLLGLSIDIFEDSGGINAAACLVAAFARPNLLRFSFGISYDHQNIRLAFTPFGAKFSYVSLIVLIHHFVFFSLEMFSVNHILLILKKTLFSSIFSVILILLSLTLFSRKHR, encoded by the coding sequence ATGAACAGTAAATTAGTATCAAATATTGCCCGCTTCGTGATCCTGATATTTTTACAGGTTCTAATTCTGAATAACATCAACTTTCTGGGATATATCAATCCGTATCTATACGTGTTATTCATTCTACTTTATCCCTTTGCCGGAAACCAAAGCCTGTTCCTCATCTTATCTTTTTTGCTGGGATTAAGTATCGATATTTTTGAGGATAGTGGCGGGATCAATGCAGCTGCATGTTTGGTCGCTGCTTTTGCCCGACCTAATCTGCTTCGGTTCTCCTTCGGAATAAGTTATGATCACCAGAATATCAGACTGGCCTTTACCCCTTTTGGAGCAAAATTCAGTTATGTTTCCCTGATCGTACTAATCCACCATTTCGTATTTTTTTCTTTGGAAATGTTTAGTGTAAATCATATACTTCTAATACTCAAGAAAACTCTTTTTTCAAGTATCTTTTCAGTAATTCTAATATTACTGTCGTTAACACTTTTCAGTAGAAAACATCGATGA